One window of the Zea mays cultivar B73 chromosome 3, Zm-B73-REFERENCE-NAM-5.0, whole genome shotgun sequence genome contains the following:
- the LOC103651086 gene encoding vacuolar protein sorting-associated protein 36, with the protein MSAAAADWLPSASVTASGRPVLSAGEVERNLVPLVDLEPEENPHLAPLRACLLALTSHRLIFLHEPSRSARGLPLATVVHAYPPHRRHNHNPLRSLFSSSSSSSSQHHRIRLQISMPSVRSEVIAIVVTCKADVDVFFGRLLEAIRARAWEVAPAAAPSSSTPVADVPAENVGIRMPVVGVSGILRMEQESWESAGQNLQDAFQDLNALMGKAKEMMQLAEKMRLKLLMNSSTESNSNDEEMGSKQDMQDLLLSVGIVSPVTKETAGALYHQQLSLQLADFVRIPLEKAGGMMALVDVYCLFNRARGTELISPEDLLQACSLWEKVDVQVMLRKFDSGVKVIQTKTHSDEEVFARISSLAQKQDALQKGISPSDAAFTLGIAPALAKEHLLNAENKGLLCRDVSPDGFRFFINLFNDIDAQNIYSQKPYGPYNVWISVAMTSH; encoded by the exons ATGTCCGCCGCCGCAGCCGACTGGCTCCCGTCAGCGTCCGTGACGGCGTCCGGCCGCCCGGTGCTTTCCGCAGGCGAGGTGGAGCGGAATCTCGTCCCGCTTGTCGATCTCGAGCCCGAGGAGAACCCACACCTCGCGCCCCTCCGCGCCTGCCTCCTCGCGCTCACTTCCCACCGCCTCATCTTCCTCCACGAGCCGTCCCGCTCCGCACGCGGCCTCCCGCTCGCCACCGTTGTCCATGCCTACCCTCCCCACCGCAGGCACAACCATAACCCCCTTCGCTCCCTCTTCTCCTCGTCCTCATCTTCCTCGTCGCAGCATCACCGCATCCGCCTCCAGATCTCCATGCCATCCGTGCGATCGGAGGTCATTGCCATCGTCGTGACCTGTAAGGCTGACGTTGATGTGTTCTTCGGGAGGCTGCTCGAGGCGATCCGTGCAAGGGCTTGGGAGGTGGCCCCCGCAGCTGCTCCGTCGAGCAGCACGCCCGTCGCAGATGTGCCTGCGGAGAACGTCGGGATCCGGATGCCCGTTGTTGGGGTCTCTGGGATACTGCGGATGGAGCAGGAGTCATGGGAGAGCGCCGGCCAGAACTTACAAGATGCGTTCCAGGATCTCAATGCCCTCATG GGCAAAGCTAAGGAAATGATGCAGTTAGCAGAGAAAATGAGGCTCAAGCTATTAATGAACTCATCTACTGAATCAAAttccaatgatgaagagatgggctCTAAGCAAGACATGCAGGATTTGCTACTTAGTGTTGGCATTGTGTCTCCTGTGACGAAAGAAACTGCTGGTGCGTTGTATCATCAGCAGTTGTCACTACAG CTCGCGGACTTTGTAAGAATACCGCTTGAGAAAGCAGGTGGTATGATGGCACTGGTCGATGTTTACTGTCTCTTCAACCGTGCTAGGGGAACAG AGTTAATCTCACCAGAGGACCTTTTGCAAGCTTGTTCGCTATGGGAGAAAGTTGATGT CCAAGTCATGCTCAGGAAATTTGATAGTGGAGTGAAGGTGATCCAGACAAAGACACATAGTGATGAAGAG GTATTTGCGAGAATCTCATCACTTGCACAGAAGCAGGATGCTCTTCAGAAAGGGATTAGCCCAAGTGATGCTGCATTCACACTGGGAATTGCTCCAGCTTTAGCAAAGGAGCATCTTCTAAATGCAGAAAACAAAG GACTGTTGTGCAGAGATGTTAGTCCAGATGGATTCCGCTTCTTTATCAATTTATTTAATGACATTGATGCCCAAAATATTTACTC GCAAAAACCTTATGGACCGTACAACGTGTGGATCTCCGTTGCGATGACATCTCACTGA
- the LOC100282739 gene encoding ADP-ribosylation factor: protein MGLSFGKLFSRLFAKKEMRILMVGLDAAGKTTILYKLKLGEIVTTIPTIGFNVETVEYKNISFTVWDVGGQDKIRPLWRHYFQNTQGLIFVVDSNDRERVVEARDELHRMLNEDELRDAVLLVFANKQDLPNAMNAAEITDKLGLHSLRQRHWYIQSTCATSGEGLYEGLDWLSNNIANKS from the exons ATGGGGCTCTCCTTTGGGAAGCTGTTCAGCCGCCTcttcgccaagaaggagatgaggATTCTCATGGTCGGGCTCGATGCCGCCGGTAAGACCACCATCCTCTATAAGCTCAAGCTCGGCGAGATCGTCACCACCATCCCCACCATTG GATTCAATGTTGAAACTGTTGAGTACAAGAACATTAGCTTCACCGTTTGGGATGTTGGTGGCCAGGACAAG ATCAGGCCCCTGTGGAGGCACTACTTTCAGAACACGCAGGGACTTATTTTTGTTGTAGACAGCAATGATAGGGAACGTGTTGTTGAGGCTAGAGATGAGCTCCACAGGATGCTGAATGAG GATGAGCTGCGTGATGCCGTGCTGCTTGTATTTGCAAACAAACAAGATCTTCCCAATGCTATGAATGCTGCTGAAATTACTGACAAGCTTGGTCTGCATTCTCTTCGCCAGCGGCACTG GTACATCCAGAGCACTTGTGCTACATCTGGTGAAGGGTTGTATGAGGGGCTTGATTGGCTTTCCAACAACATCGCCAACAAG TCTTGA